The Brachionichthys hirsutus isolate HB-005 chromosome 11, CSIRO-AGI_Bhir_v1, whole genome shotgun sequence genome includes a window with the following:
- the dclk1b gene encoding serine/threonine-protein kinase DCLK1b isoform X2: MELEHFDERDKAERTRRGSRGNGLPSPTRSAHCSLYRTRTLQALSSGKKAKKIRFYRNGDRYFRGIVYAISQDRFRSMEGLLADLTRSLSDNVNLPQGVRTIYSVDGSTKIASLDQLVEGGSYVCASIEPYKTLDYTKNVNPNWSVGARTAVSLRDPVSLASANSGSTETKEGRDFIKPKLVTIVRSGVKPRKAVRILLNKKTAHSFEQVMTDVTDAVKLDSGVVKRLHTVDGKPVTCLQDFFGDDDIFFACGPEKFRYQDDFNLDDGECRMVKSASYSRLPSLQGRSSPRSGGISRRSKSPSSNTNGTAGSQLSTPRSGKSPSPSPTSPASLRRRQGSQHSGSSLSLASTKVCSSMDEGDGPGSEAEPMDEYPSVPASIAERYKVGRTLGDGNFAVVRECVERSTGREYALKIISKDKCRGKEHMIQSEVSILRRVKHPNIVLVIEEMDTHSDLYLVMELVKGGDLFDAIASSNKYRERDASCMLFNLASAIKYLHGLHIVHRDIKPENLLVYEHHDGSKSLKLGDFGLATVVNGPLYTVCGTPTYVAPEIVAETGYGLKVDIWAAGVITYILLCGFPPFHSSGEDQEALFEQILNGLLDFPAPYWDNVSDTAKVLITGMLQVEVDERYTAGQVLDHPWVNRDDGVLENEQQLPVAGKIKKQFNPTPKVNSTAAGVSVITTTALDKEKQVFRRRRHQDVMPAPRLPHGIGAGVTPESEDYSQSSADTVRSPISPF; the protein is encoded by the exons ATGGAGCTGGAGCACTTCGATGAGCGGGACAAGGCTGAGAGGACACGGAGGGGATCCAGAGGGAATGGGCTCCCGAGTCCGACTCGTAGCGCTCACTGCAGCCTGTACAGGACCAGGACCCTGCAAGCGCTGAGCTCCGGGAAGAAGGCCAAGAAGATTCGCTTCTACCGCAATGGGGACCGCTACTTCAGAGGGATCGTCTATGCCATCTCTCAGGATAGGTTCAGGTCCATGGAAGGGCTCTTGGCTGACCTCACAAGGTCTCTGTCAGATAATGTGAACTTGCCACAAGGAGTGCGGACCATTTATAGTGTCGACGGGTCAACAAAGATCGCCAGCTTGGACCAGCTGGTGGAAG GAGGCAGCTATGTTTGTGCGTCCATAGAGCCCTACAAGACGCTGGACTACACAAAGAATGTAAATCCCAACTGGTCGGTTGGAGCTCGGACTGCCGTGTCCCTCCGTGATCCCGTTTCCCTCGCCAGTGCCAACTCTGGATCCACAGAAACCAAAGAAGGCAGGGACTTTATTAAGCCCAAATTGGTAACCATTGTCCGCAGTGGAGTAAAGCCTCGCAAGGCTGTCCGGATCTTGCTCAACAAGAAGACTGCCCACTCCTTTGAGCAAGTCATGACTGACGTCACAGATGCCGTTAAGCTGGACTCTGGAGTCGTCAAAAGGCTGCATACTGTTGACGGCAAGCCG gtCACCTGTCTTCAGGACTTTTTTGGGGATGATGATATATTCTTTGCCTGTGGCCCTGAGAAGTTCCGTTATCAGGATGACTTCAACTTAGATGACGGTG AATGTAGGATGGTAAAGTCTGCATCATATAGCCGGCTCCCCTCTTTGCAGGGCCGCTCTTCCCCAAGAAGTGGAGGAATATCCCGCAGGAGCAAGTCTCCATCATCCAATA CTAATGGCACTGCAGGCAGTCAGCTGTCCACGCCTCGATCTGGAAAGTCTCCAAGCCCGTCTCCAACCAGTCCAGCTAGCCTGCGAAGACGACAG GGCTCTCAACACAGCGGCTCTTCACTCTCTTTAGCTTCTACGAAGGTTTGCAGCTCAATGGATGAGGGAGATGGGCCTGGCAGTGAAG CTGAGCCCATGGATGAGTACCCCTCAGTTCCTGCTTCCATAGCAGAGAGGTACAAAGTTGGGAGGACATTAGGGGATGGAAACTTTGCTGTTGTCCGTGAGTGTGTGGAGAGATCCACTGGAAGGGAATATGCTCTCAAGATCATCAGCAAAGATAAATGCAGGGGAAAG GAGCACATGATCCAGAGTGAAGTGTCAATTCTTCGGCGCGTGAAACATCCCAACATCGTACTTGTAATTGAGGAAATGGACACCCACAGTGACCTCTATCTTGTAATGGAGTTGGTTAAG GGTGGTGATCTCTTTGACGCAATCGCCTCCTCTAATAAATACAGAGAGCGAGACGCCAGCTGTATGCTGTTCAATCTGGCGAGCGCCATCAAGTACCTGCACGGTCTCCATATCGTCCACAGAGACATTAAACCAGAAAACCTGCTG GTTTATGAACACCATGATGGAAGTAAATCTCTAAAGCTGGGTGACTTTGGGTTGGCTACTGTTGTCAACGGGCCCCTCTATACTGTGTGTGGCACACCAACTTATGTAGCTCCAGAGATCGTCGCTGAAACCGG ATATGGCCTCAAGGTTGACATTTGGGCAGCTGGTGTCATCACTTACATACTGCTGTGTGGCTTTCCTCCATTCCATAG CAGTGGTGAAGATCAGGAGGCTCTTTTTGAACAGATTTTAAATGGTCTGCTTGATTTCCCCGCACCGTACTGGGACAACGTGTCTGATACCGCTAAG GTTCTGATTACTGGGatgctgcaggtggaggtggatgAGAGATATACGGCTGGGCAGGTGCTTGATCACCCATGGGTCAAT CGGGATGATGGCGTGTTGgagaatgagcagcagctgccTGTGGCTGGGAAGATCAAGAAGCAATTTAACCCAACGCCCAAGGTCAACAGCACCGCAGCAGGAGTGTCCGTAATCACA ACCACAGCACTTGATAAAGAGAAGCAAGTTTTCAGAAGAAGACGCCACCAGGATGTGATGCCTGCTCCACGCCTCCCTCATGGTATTGGTGCTGGTGTCACACCAGAGTCTGAGGACTATTCTCAAAGTTCAGCAGACACCGTCCGTTCACCCATCTCTCCGTTCTAA
- the dclk1b gene encoding serine/threonine-protein kinase DCLK1b isoform X1, translating to MELEHFDERDKAERTRRGSRGNGLPSPTRSAHCSLYRTRTLQALSSGKKAKKIRFYRNGDRYFRGIVYAISQDRFRSMEGLLADLTRSLSDNVNLPQGVRTIYSVDGSTKIASLDQLVEGGSYVCASIEPYKTLDYTKNVNPNWSVGARTAVSLRDPVSLASANSGSTETKEGRDFIKPKLVTIVRSGVKPRKAVRILLNKKTAHSFEQVMTDVTDAVKLDSGVVKRLHTVDGKPVTCLQDFFGDDDIFFACGPEKFRYQDDFNLDDGECRMVKSASYSRLPSLQGRSSPRSGGISRRSKSPSSNSSANGTAGSQLSTPRSGKSPSPSPTSPASLRRRQGSQHSGSSLSLASTKVCSSMDEGDGPGSEAEPMDEYPSVPASIAERYKVGRTLGDGNFAVVRECVERSTGREYALKIISKDKCRGKEHMIQSEVSILRRVKHPNIVLVIEEMDTHSDLYLVMELVKGGDLFDAIASSNKYRERDASCMLFNLASAIKYLHGLHIVHRDIKPENLLVYEHHDGSKSLKLGDFGLATVVNGPLYTVCGTPTYVAPEIVAETGYGLKVDIWAAGVITYILLCGFPPFHSSGEDQEALFEQILNGLLDFPAPYWDNVSDTAKVLITGMLQVEVDERYTAGQVLDHPWVNRDDGVLENEQQLPVAGKIKKQFNPTPKVNSTAAGVSVITTTALDKEKQVFRRRRHQDVMPAPRLPHGIGAGVTPESEDYSQSSADTVRSPISPF from the exons ATGGAGCTGGAGCACTTCGATGAGCGGGACAAGGCTGAGAGGACACGGAGGGGATCCAGAGGGAATGGGCTCCCGAGTCCGACTCGTAGCGCTCACTGCAGCCTGTACAGGACCAGGACCCTGCAAGCGCTGAGCTCCGGGAAGAAGGCCAAGAAGATTCGCTTCTACCGCAATGGGGACCGCTACTTCAGAGGGATCGTCTATGCCATCTCTCAGGATAGGTTCAGGTCCATGGAAGGGCTCTTGGCTGACCTCACAAGGTCTCTGTCAGATAATGTGAACTTGCCACAAGGAGTGCGGACCATTTATAGTGTCGACGGGTCAACAAAGATCGCCAGCTTGGACCAGCTGGTGGAAG GAGGCAGCTATGTTTGTGCGTCCATAGAGCCCTACAAGACGCTGGACTACACAAAGAATGTAAATCCCAACTGGTCGGTTGGAGCTCGGACTGCCGTGTCCCTCCGTGATCCCGTTTCCCTCGCCAGTGCCAACTCTGGATCCACAGAAACCAAAGAAGGCAGGGACTTTATTAAGCCCAAATTGGTAACCATTGTCCGCAGTGGAGTAAAGCCTCGCAAGGCTGTCCGGATCTTGCTCAACAAGAAGACTGCCCACTCCTTTGAGCAAGTCATGACTGACGTCACAGATGCCGTTAAGCTGGACTCTGGAGTCGTCAAAAGGCTGCATACTGTTGACGGCAAGCCG gtCACCTGTCTTCAGGACTTTTTTGGGGATGATGATATATTCTTTGCCTGTGGCCCTGAGAAGTTCCGTTATCAGGATGACTTCAACTTAGATGACGGTG AATGTAGGATGGTAAAGTCTGCATCATATAGCCGGCTCCCCTCTTTGCAGGGCCGCTCTTCCCCAAGAAGTGGAGGAATATCCCGCAGGAGCAAGTCTCCATCATCCAATAGTTCAG CTAATGGCACTGCAGGCAGTCAGCTGTCCACGCCTCGATCTGGAAAGTCTCCAAGCCCGTCTCCAACCAGTCCAGCTAGCCTGCGAAGACGACAG GGCTCTCAACACAGCGGCTCTTCACTCTCTTTAGCTTCTACGAAGGTTTGCAGCTCAATGGATGAGGGAGATGGGCCTGGCAGTGAAG CTGAGCCCATGGATGAGTACCCCTCAGTTCCTGCTTCCATAGCAGAGAGGTACAAAGTTGGGAGGACATTAGGGGATGGAAACTTTGCTGTTGTCCGTGAGTGTGTGGAGAGATCCACTGGAAGGGAATATGCTCTCAAGATCATCAGCAAAGATAAATGCAGGGGAAAG GAGCACATGATCCAGAGTGAAGTGTCAATTCTTCGGCGCGTGAAACATCCCAACATCGTACTTGTAATTGAGGAAATGGACACCCACAGTGACCTCTATCTTGTAATGGAGTTGGTTAAG GGTGGTGATCTCTTTGACGCAATCGCCTCCTCTAATAAATACAGAGAGCGAGACGCCAGCTGTATGCTGTTCAATCTGGCGAGCGCCATCAAGTACCTGCACGGTCTCCATATCGTCCACAGAGACATTAAACCAGAAAACCTGCTG GTTTATGAACACCATGATGGAAGTAAATCTCTAAAGCTGGGTGACTTTGGGTTGGCTACTGTTGTCAACGGGCCCCTCTATACTGTGTGTGGCACACCAACTTATGTAGCTCCAGAGATCGTCGCTGAAACCGG ATATGGCCTCAAGGTTGACATTTGGGCAGCTGGTGTCATCACTTACATACTGCTGTGTGGCTTTCCTCCATTCCATAG CAGTGGTGAAGATCAGGAGGCTCTTTTTGAACAGATTTTAAATGGTCTGCTTGATTTCCCCGCACCGTACTGGGACAACGTGTCTGATACCGCTAAG GTTCTGATTACTGGGatgctgcaggtggaggtggatgAGAGATATACGGCTGGGCAGGTGCTTGATCACCCATGGGTCAAT CGGGATGATGGCGTGTTGgagaatgagcagcagctgccTGTGGCTGGGAAGATCAAGAAGCAATTTAACCCAACGCCCAAGGTCAACAGCACCGCAGCAGGAGTGTCCGTAATCACA ACCACAGCACTTGATAAAGAGAAGCAAGTTTTCAGAAGAAGACGCCACCAGGATGTGATGCCTGCTCCACGCCTCCCTCATGGTATTGGTGCTGGTGTCACACCAGAGTCTGAGGACTATTCTCAAAGTTCAGCAGACACCGTCCGTTCACCCATCTCTCCGTTCTAA
- the spartb gene encoding spartin b produces the protein MEKAKQDAFDNARLQVIKDGYDSAFVCINEGLTADEAGEKTQALELYRQGRQHLLRAVSVPSRGKECSGSTWESARRMQRKMEETLNNIAARLAMLETGSELDGAPAAGAGASGPFAEGLGPMLAAKGKPERPSPPNVLPANGRAAGPARGGPSPTRQPAAPAEQPPAYSPQAADGHLSISYGTETGEMSLVGEEFYSNASNSTASSLVGEEGEELLYIPHGVQMFFVAPEGRVSAPSYPGYLRLVRFTSDHSDRTPNRPPAFLQVCDWLCPLMAVDSPVLLCNTGVFMFPDMMAPAPGYYVGVVLSSELPAAHRALFRDLLSQMTDLRVQAPDEAAETDNLSQKVSIATPEEAAPKGTEEEEELLPEWSEKVANGILTGASWLSWGLVKGAEFTGKAIHKGASKLREHITPEDKPAHVSPTVTKGLHVAKQATGGAVKVSQFLVDGVCAVAGCVGRELAPHVKKHGGKLIPESMKKDKDGRSNIDGAMVVAASGVQGFATMWTGLEVAAKDITTSVAAETVTTVKHKYGAAAGQATDHAVNSAINVGLTAFNVDNLGIKAAVKRTGKQTAQAILEDHKLQEKPGNGKRVEKSDK, from the exons ATGGAGAAAGCTAAACAAGATGCGTTTGACAATGCCAGACTTCAAGTGATCAAAGATGGCTACGACAGTGCCTTCGTGTGCATCAACGAAGGGCTCACAGCGGACGAAGCCGGAGAGAAGACCCAGGCTCTGGAGCTCTACAGGCAGGGACGGCAGCACCTGCTGAGGGCCGTCAGCGTGCCGTCGCGGGGCAAGGAGTGCTCCGGGAGCACGTGGGAATCCGCCAGACGGATGCAGCGGAAGATGGAGGAAACGCTGAACAACATCGCCGCTCGGCTGGCCATGCTGGAGACCGGCTCCGAGCTCGATGGCGCGCCTGCAGCCGGGGCTGGTGCATCCGGCCCTTTCGCTGAAGGCCTCGGCCCAATGCTGGCAGCCAAAGGCAAGCCGGAGAGGCCGTCTCCTCCGAACGTGCTCCCCGCCAATGGCCGGGCGGCAGGGCCCGCACGCGGCGGCCCGTCCCCCACCAGACAGCCTGCGGCTCCGGCCGAACAGCCTCCAGCTTATTCTCCGCAGGCGGCTGACGGACACCTGTCCATCTCTTACGGAACGGAGACGGGAGAGATGTCACTGGTGGGGGAGGAGTTCTACAGCAACGCGAGCAACTCGACCGCGTCCTCCCTCGtgggtgaggagggggaggagctgctgtACATCCCTCACGGTGTGCAGATGTTCTTCGTTGCACCCGAAGGGCGAGTGAGCGCGCCCTCGTACCCGGGCTACCTGCGGCTGGTGAGGTTCACGAGCGATCACTCTGACAGAACGCCCAACCGGCCGCCGGCGTTCTTGCAG GTGTGTGACTGGCTCTGCCCCCTCATGGCCGTGGACTCTCCGGTGCTGCTGTGCAACACCGGCGTGTTTATGTTTCCGGACATGATGGCGCCGGCTCCGGGCTACTATGTGGGCGTGGTGTTGTCCTCTGAGCTGCCTGCTGCACACAGAGCGCTGTTCCGGGACCTCCTGTCCCAGATGACAGACCTCAGGGTTCAG GCTCCAGATGAAGCTGCAGAAACGGATAATCTCAGTCAGAAGGTGTCCATCGCGACGCCCGAGGAGGCCGCACCCAAgggcacggaggaggaggaggagcttctgcCCGAGTGGAGTGAAAAGGTGGCAAATGGAATCCTTACAG GTGCGTCCTGGCTAAGCTGGGGCCTCGTGAAAGGGGCGGAGTTCACGGGCAAGGCCATTCACAAAGGGGCGTCTAAGCTCCGGGAGCACATCACCCCAGAGGACAAGCCCGCCCACGTCAGCCCCACTGTCACCAAAGGCCTCCATGTCGCCAAGCAAGCAACAGGGGGCGCCGTTAAAGTCAGCCAGTTTCTAG TGGATGGGGTTTGTGCCGTCGCCGGCTGCGTGGGCCGAGAGTTGGCGCCTCACGTGAAGAAACACGGAGGCAAACTGATCCCGGAATCtatgaagaaagacaaagacgggCGTTCCAACATCGATGGAGCCATGGTGGTGGCTGCCAGCGGAGTGCAAG GCTTCGCCACTATGTGGACCGGCTTAGAGGTAGCAGCAAAGGACATTACCACGAGTGTTGCAGCAGAGACGGTGACCACCGTGAAGCATAA GTACGGGGCGGCAGCAGGACAAGCCACAGACCACGCTGTCAACTCTGCCATCAACGTCGGCCTCACGGCCTTCAATGTCGACAACCTCGGGATTAAAGCTGCGGTGAAAAGGACTGGAAAGCAAACGGCACAGGCCATCCTGGAAGACCACAAACTTCAGGAAAAGCCAGGCAACGGGAAACGAGTGGAAAAGTCAGACAAATAG